The Bacillus sp. FJAT-27916 genomic interval GGTTGCAACAGGTCTCCAAACAGAGGTCGGGAAGATTGCCGCTATGCTTCATGAGGAAGATACCAATAAAACCCCTCTGCAAATCAACATGGATAAGCTCGGAAAGAAATTGAGTCTTTATGCCATTCTCTTATGTCTTGGCCTTTTTGTCATTGGGTTATTTCAAGGCAGGGACCCTGGCGAGATGTTCTTGATTGCCACAAGCCTCGCTGTTTCTGCCATGCCGGAAAGTATGCCAACGATGGTCATTATTGTTCTTGCTCTTGGGGTCAGAAGACTAATCAAGCAAAAGGCCATCGTACGTAAAATGCCGGCAGTTGAGACACTTGGTTCTGTGAGTATGATTTGTTCAGATAAGACCGGCACATTAACGATGAACAAGATGCAGGTCGTTGAACGCTTCGTTAATCTTCAGGCTAGAACCGTTGAAGATCCTTATGAGGAGGATGATAAAGAGCTTGTGAGAATGCTCGCGCTCTGTTCAGACGCCACCTTTTATCCGGAGGAAACCGGCGATCCGACTGAGATAGCCTTTGTCAAGGCAGCTCATGAGAATGGAGAGGAAAAGCAGGAGCTTGAAGAACAATATCCAAGGGTTGCTGAAATTCCCTTCGATTCAGACCGGAAGCGGATGACAACCATTCATCATTATGAAGGCGGTTATTTGGCGATTACGAAAGGTGCGGTTGATGTCTTACTGCCCCGGGTTACGAAAATTCAGCTGGGCAATAATGTGAAGGAACTAACAAAAGAAGATTTGGCTATCATTGATCAGGCTGTTCTCGGTATGTCACAAAAGGCGCTGCGCGTCATGGCCGTAACCATTAAGCCCATTAGTGAACCGGATATACATAACATAAATGATGATGAAATTGAAAATGAGATGATTCTTCTAGGATTTGTGGGTCTTATGGATCCTCCGCGGCCCGAGGTGAAGGAGCAAATTGCAAGAGCCCATCGGTCGGGAATAGAAGTCACGATGATTACAGGCGATCACCCTCAGACAGCGGTCGCGATAGCTCGTATGCTTGGTATTGTTGCACCGGATAATAATCAGGTTATCACGGGTGCACAATTGAATAGAATGTCGAGTGAGGAATTGAAGGAAGCGGCAAAGGAGACACGTGTATTCGCTCGTGTCTCACCTGAGCATAAGGTCCAGATTGTCCGTGCCTTCAAGGAAAATGGTCATATTGTTTCTATGACCGGAGATGGTGTGAATGATGCACCTTCCTTAAGAGAGGCGGATATTGGAGTTGCAATGGGGGACGGTGGCACCGATGTAGCAAAGGGTGCTTCTGATATGGTGCTAATGGATGATAATTTCACGACCATAATCAAGGCGGTTGAAGAAGGCAGGAATATCTTTGCCAATATCCGTAAATCAATTCTCTTCCTTGTCACCAGTAATTTCGGGGAAGTGCTTGTTCTGTTATTTGCCATTCTCTTAGGTTGGCCGACCCCGCTTTTGACGATTCATATTCTTTGGCTGAACCTTGTGGGAGATTCCATTCCATCCTTTGCCCTCGGTGTAGACACAAACAGGCATGTGATGGATGAAAAGCCAAGACCGAAAAAGGAAGGGATATTTACGAGAAACGCCGTCTACTTCATGATTATGAACGGTCTCTTAATTGGATTCTCTGCTTTATTGGCCTTCTTGGTCGGTGTTCAGTGGGCAGGTGGATTCGATTCCATCTTTGATGTCCACTTCAAGGAGTTGACAGATTATCAATTACGTTATGCTCAGACGATTGCCTTTATGGCCTTAACCTTTATCAGCTATATCCAGGTCTTTAATGTCCGGCATTTGCGCGATCCAATCTGGAAGACAGAATTATTCCATAATCGCTATTTGAATGCGTCTGTCATCGGTGTGGTCATCCTGCAGATTGCTATCGTCTATATTGAGCCAGTTGCCAATTTACTTAAATTAGAAACGATTGGCTTTAAAGAATGGCTGCTTGTTTTCGGCTGTGCCTTGGTGACGATTCTCATTAATGAAATCGTAAAGGCTATCCTGCGCCATGTAGAAAAGGATAAGACCCAAGCGCGGTGAAATAAACGAAAAGAAAAACACGAGGAATTGGACAGCATGCCAAGACCTCGTGTTTTTTAGGCTCTGTTAAACGAAAGGGTTAGTTTTCATGGTATGTGGCGCTGAAACCAAAGAGACGGTTGGACAGCTTCCTTGAATAATGTTTGGTATCTGCGGGATTTATATATCTTTCTATGGGCTATTTGATGACAGCAGAGGGGGGAATTATAAGGGTAACGGAAATCCGGGTATGAAGTGATATGGATAAGAATGGAAAGAGGGGCGGCAGGTTTCCAACAACTAAAAAACCGAATATTTTGAGTTACGCTATTAAAATAGTTCGGTTTTTAGTTTAGTTCCGTTATAGATATATAGTGTTATTAGAATATCGGTGATTAACGTTTCAGACGGTTGACTCCTTGTTTAGATTAGCGGACAGGGGAGAACCCGCAGATGCGAACAAGCACTCGAGGAGGCTCCCCGACCGCCCTAGGTGCGCAACCACCTGCAACGTAAATCAACGCTTTAGATCAACTAAGCCTTTCGTTTAATGAAATTTTATACAATATTTTTTGGGCACTGCAAATCTAGTTATGTCCCAACCTTAACTTTTGCTATTATTGCATTTCTTCCTCCATATAATTGCCGATGCGGTCAGCAATCAATTTATAGCCTTTATGGTTTAGATGAAGGGCATCACTAAAATAGTCTTCTTTATTTTTATCCGTAAATAAATCATTTGTCGGAATGAAGTATGTATCTTCATGATGCTCGGTGATTTCTTGGATGGAATCATCCCAATCACTCACAATCTCATTGAGCCTTTCGCTCTGCTGGAATGGATTATAAAGACCGACAACAATAATGGGGACGGAAGAATTGAATCCACGGATCGCAGGCAAAATTTCCTCCATATTTTTCGTATACTGTTCTTTCTTTTGGGCGATTGCCTTTTTGGAGATGGTCTGGAAGTTGCCGCCTGTGGCGACGCGTAAATCATTTGTTCCTATGTATACAATGACCCAATCCGCCTCGTTAAAGGTTTCATTGACCTTCATGGAATCCAATTGTTTAAGTAAGTCGCTTGATTCCTGACCGGGTATCCCAAAATTACGAATAGTGAACGAATAGTCGCTTTGCTGATTGAGCTTTTTCTGCAGCTGGCCGATATAGCCTTGCTCCGTTTTGTCTCCAATCCCATAGGTTAAGGAGTCCCCAAGTGCGATGATAGACTTCTCGTTAGCAGGCTTTAAGTCTGCATCAAATTGATAGGCATACAAGCCGTATCCAATGCCGGCGATGGCGAATACGGTTAGGATAATGATGATTAGTTTCCTCATTGTGTAGTCCTCCTATGTTGAAAGTTACACTGAATTTATACCCTTATTCGATGAAAAGAGAACATGGAGAACACTTGTTGATGGATTGAGGGAAAGAGTTAGGCCCTTTATGGTATACTATTGGCATTCATTATCGTAAGAATAGTAGGAGTGAACAACAGCAATGGATAAAAATCAATTAGCAATTCAATATATGGAACAAGGTAAAATGGAGGAAGCAGCCAAAATCTTTGGTGAAATGATAGAAGAAAATCCAAAAGATCCCATCGGCTATATCAATTTTGGAAATGTACTAGCATCCATGAATGATACAGAAAGAGCCATCAAGTTTTTCGAAAGAGCCATCGAGCTTGATCCGCAGGCAGCAACAGCGTATTACGGTCTAGGCGG includes:
- a CDS encoding cation-translocating P-type ATPase, with the translated sequence MEKNLYEYALSKEQVLSRFAANTEDGLTDTDAAERTAIYGPNDFGTEKKDSLLKMIWTQVNNTLNYILMAAGVVSFIVGEPSDALIILFVIIVNTFIGVIQEKKAEGALEELKRLASPKALVRRSGHVKEVDAAQLVPGDLVLLEAGRTVPADIRIFQSHSLEIEESALTGESLPVLKDEKWKMDSPDLALGDYQNMAFMSTQITNGRGVGIVVATGLQTEVGKIAAMLHEEDTNKTPLQINMDKLGKKLSLYAILLCLGLFVIGLFQGRDPGEMFLIATSLAVSAMPESMPTMVIIVLALGVRRLIKQKAIVRKMPAVETLGSVSMICSDKTGTLTMNKMQVVERFVNLQARTVEDPYEEDDKELVRMLALCSDATFYPEETGDPTEIAFVKAAHENGEEKQELEEQYPRVAEIPFDSDRKRMTTIHHYEGGYLAITKGAVDVLLPRVTKIQLGNNVKELTKEDLAIIDQAVLGMSQKALRVMAVTIKPISEPDIHNINDDEIENEMILLGFVGLMDPPRPEVKEQIARAHRSGIEVTMITGDHPQTAVAIARMLGIVAPDNNQVITGAQLNRMSSEELKEAAKETRVFARVSPEHKVQIVRAFKENGHIVSMTGDGVNDAPSLREADIGVAMGDGGTDVAKGASDMVLMDDNFTTIIKAVEEGRNIFANIRKSILFLVTSNFGEVLVLLFAILLGWPTPLLTIHILWLNLVGDSIPSFALGVDTNRHVMDEKPRPKKEGIFTRNAVYFMIMNGLLIGFSALLAFLVGVQWAGGFDSIFDVHFKELTDYQLRYAQTIAFMALTFISYIQVFNVRHLRDPIWKTELFHNRYLNASVIGVVILQIAIVYIEPVANLLKLETIGFKEWLLVFGCALVTILINEIVKAILRHVEKDKTQAR
- a CDS encoding DUF459 domain-containing protein, whose protein sequence is MRKLIIIILTVFAIAGIGYGLYAYQFDADLKPANEKSIIALGDSLTYGIGDKTEQGYIGQLQKKLNQQSDYSFTIRNFGIPGQESSDLLKQLDSMKVNETFNEADWVIVYIGTNDLRVATGGNFQTISKKAIAQKKEQYTKNMEEILPAIRGFNSSVPIIVVGLYNPFQQSERLNEIVSDWDDSIQEITEHHEDTYFIPTNDLFTDKNKEDYFSDALHLNHKGYKLIADRIGNYMEEEMQ